A single window of Anaerolineales bacterium DNA harbors:
- a CDS encoding ABC transporter ATP-binding protein, with protein MIEQNQRPIVEIDNLKTHFQTLDGIVRAVDGVSLCIHADETLGLVGESGCGKSVTAFSILRLLPKKIARIVDGQILYYRGNSDAPIDLTCVDPEGTLIRDIRGNEIAMIFQEPLTSFSPVHTIGSQVAEAIELHQKVNKEEARERAIDMLEQVGLAQAAQRYDEYPHQFSGGMRQRAMIAMALSCNPRLLIADEPTTALDVTIQAQILDLMRSLQERLGTAILMITHNLGVIAEMADRIDVMYMGKVVESADASTLFHCPLHPYTVGLLRSIPKLGKRVKKHLIPIPGSVPNPFSVPSGCTFYPRCLASKRDECLEEVPLKEVRSGHQVRCTLYTS; from the coding sequence ATGATCGAACAAAACCAACGCCCTATCGTCGAGATCGACAACCTAAAAACCCACTTCCAAACGCTGGATGGCATTGTCCGGGCGGTGGATGGCGTTTCATTGTGTATCCATGCCGACGAAACACTAGGCCTGGTCGGCGAGTCGGGCTGTGGCAAGAGCGTGACGGCATTCTCGATACTCCGTCTTCTGCCCAAGAAAATCGCTCGCATCGTCGATGGGCAGATTCTGTACTATCGAGGGAATAGTGATGCGCCCATCGACCTCACGTGCGTTGATCCGGAGGGCACGCTGATCCGCGACATCCGGGGTAACGAAATCGCCATGATTTTCCAGGAACCATTGACATCTTTCTCGCCGGTTCATACCATCGGAAGCCAGGTGGCAGAGGCAATTGAGCTTCATCAGAAGGTCAACAAGGAGGAAGCCAGAGAACGCGCCATCGATATGCTGGAGCAGGTAGGGCTCGCACAGGCGGCCCAACGCTATGATGAATATCCGCACCAGTTTTCCGGGGGGATGCGGCAACGTGCCATGATCGCCATGGCCCTTTCGTGCAACCCCCGGTTGTTGATCGCCGATGAACCGACAACGGCCTTGGATGTGACTATCCAGGCCCAGATATTGGACTTGATGCGCTCGCTCCAGGAGCGGTTGGGGACCGCTATTCTGATGATCACACACAATCTGGGCGTGATCGCAGAGATGGCTGATCGCATCGATGTGATGTACATGGGTAAAGTCGTGGAGAGTGCCGATGCGAGTACGCTTTTCCACTGCCCTCTTCACCCATACACCGTGGGCTTGCTCCGCTCGATTCCCAAATTGGGCAAACGGGTCAAGAAGCATCTGATCCCCATCCCGGGCAGCGTGCCTAATCCGTTCTCGGTGCCCAGCGGCTGCACTTTTTATCCTCGCTGCCTGGCATCCAAGCGCGACGAATGTTTGGAGGAAGTGCCACTCAAGGAAGTTAGATCAGGACACCAGGTAAGATGCACGTTGTACACTTCGTAG
- a CDS encoding ABC transporter permease, with protein sequence MKNLQDCSEALEKVYEQYATTHDIAEDSEGSIALTERRRLESIYAASQWQLIWRKFIRNRVALVGGIVIAMYYLAVLFAQFIAPYSLTERFGKYIYLPPQRVHFLHDGKFRPYVYDINLEIDEDLRKIYTPDLEKVIPIKFFVHGEPYKLLGLLETDIHLFGSDDGIVSILGTDRQGRDMFSRILFGSQISLTIGLVGVLLSLIFGSVLGVVSGYYGGRVDNLIQRSIELVRSFPAIPLWMALSAAVPPHWPPLRTYFVVTLILSVIGWTWLARQLRGKVLSLRNEDYVLAAKLAGASDFRIIFRHLIPATFSHIIVVSTLAMPAMILAETALSFLGLGLRPPITSWGVLLREVQNFQSIALYPWVFTPALAIAIAILAFNFLGDGLRDASDPYTV encoded by the coding sequence GTGAAAAATCTACAGGACTGCTCCGAGGCGCTGGAAAAGGTCTACGAGCAATACGCGACGACGCATGATATTGCTGAGGACAGTGAGGGAAGCATTGCCCTGACCGAACGTCGACGGTTGGAGTCGATTTATGCTGCCTCCCAATGGCAGCTCATCTGGCGCAAATTCATTCGCAATCGGGTCGCCCTTGTCGGCGGCATCGTCATAGCGATGTACTACCTTGCGGTGCTTTTCGCCCAGTTCATCGCACCGTATTCGTTGACTGAGCGCTTCGGCAAATACATCTACTTACCGCCTCAGCGCGTGCATTTCTTACACGATGGCAAGTTTCGACCTTACGTTTACGACATCAACCTCGAAATCGATGAGGACCTGCGCAAGATATACACGCCGGATCTAGAGAAGGTGATCCCGATCAAATTCTTTGTCCACGGTGAGCCCTACAAACTTTTAGGTCTACTGGAAACGGATATTCACCTGTTTGGCTCTGACGATGGGATAGTGTCGATTCTGGGCACCGACCGGCAGGGTCGTGACATGTTCTCGCGCATTCTCTTCGGTAGTCAGATCTCGTTGACCATCGGCCTGGTCGGTGTCCTGCTCAGTCTGATATTTGGTTCGGTGCTTGGTGTCGTTTCTGGATATTACGGTGGTCGGGTCGATAATCTGATCCAGCGCTCGATCGAATTGGTACGCTCATTCCCGGCCATCCCACTTTGGATGGCGCTCTCGGCGGCCGTGCCGCCCCATTGGCCTCCGCTGCGAACCTACTTCGTCGTCACGCTGATCCTCTCGGTGATCGGGTGGACATGGTTGGCTCGCCAGCTGCGCGGCAAGGTGCTGTCTTTGCGAAATGAGGATTACGTCCTGGCAGCCAAGCTGGCCGGCGCAAGCGACTTCCGCATCATCTTCAGGCATCTGATCCCGGCGACGTTTAGCCACATCATCGTGGTTTCCACATTAGCCATGCCGGCCATGATCCTGGCTGAGACAGCGTTGAGCTTCCTTGGATTAGGCCTTCGCCCGCCAATCACGAGCTGGGGGGTGCTCCTGAGAGAGGTACAGAACTTTCAATCCATTGCCCTATATCCATGGGTATTTACACCCGCACTTGCCATTGCGATCGCGATTCTGGCTTTCAACTTCCTGGGCGACGGTCTGCGCGATGCATCTGACCCTTACACAGTGTGA
- a CDS encoding ABC transporter permease: protein MIAYIARRIVGMIPTIIIVSILTFIIIQLPPGDFFTTLQAEIAESGGGQDKETVKVMEERYGLDKPLTVQYFRWVSGFPRGDFGWSLEWNSPVLPIVLQRISYTVLVGGLSLIFMLIVAVPIGIYSATHQYSVGDHALSLIGFLGLCLPGFLLGLLWMYFGIVVLRVDVGGTLSLQYQHAPWTTAKILDYLNHLWPPVIILGLASTAQLQRIMRGNLLDELRQQYIVTARAKGLSERKVVNKYGVRVAVNPLISVMAMEVPKIISESTIVGIVLSVPTTGPLLLRALTSQDMYLAGTFLLFMSLLLMFSNLLADIALAWIDPRIVYT from the coding sequence CCTATATCGCAAGACGCATCGTGGGTATGATCCCCACAATTATTATCGTATCCATCCTCACGTTCATTATCATCCAATTACCCCCTGGAGATTTCTTTACCACCCTCCAAGCCGAGATCGCCGAGTCCGGCGGTGGGCAGGACAAAGAAACGGTCAAGGTGATGGAGGAACGCTATGGTCTGGATAAACCACTCACCGTCCAGTATTTCCGTTGGGTCTCCGGCTTCCCGCGCGGCGACTTCGGCTGGTCCCTGGAGTGGAATAGTCCGGTGCTTCCTATCGTGCTCCAACGCATTTCCTATACCGTCTTGGTAGGCGGTCTTTCGCTGATCTTTATGTTGATCGTCGCTGTGCCTATAGGCATCTATTCGGCCACACACCAGTACTCCGTCGGCGATCATGCGCTATCGCTCATCGGTTTCCTGGGGCTTTGTCTGCCTGGCTTCTTGCTGGGTCTCCTGTGGATGTATTTTGGAATTGTCGTGCTGCGTGTAGATGTTGGGGGGACGCTATCGCTGCAATACCAGCATGCTCCCTGGACTACCGCCAAGATACTCGATTACCTGAATCATCTCTGGCCCCCCGTGATCATCCTCGGATTGGCGAGCACCGCCCAGCTCCAGCGCATCATGCGCGGCAACCTACTGGATGAGCTGAGGCAGCAATACATCGTTACCGCACGCGCCAAGGGACTCTCTGAACGGAAGGTTGTTAACAAATATGGCGTACGGGTCGCGGTCAACCCGCTGATCAGCGTTATGGCAATGGAGGTCCCCAAAATCATCTCGGAATCAACCATTGTCGGCATCGTGCTCTCGGTCCCGACAACCGGACCGCTGTTGCTGCGCGCACTGACCAGTCAGGATATGTACCTGGCCGGAACGTTTCTGCTCTTCATGAGCCTACTGCTCATGTTCTCCAACCTGCTGGCTGACATCGCCCTTGCCTGGATTGATCCAAGGATTGTGTACACGTGA